From the genome of Argentina anserina chromosome 4, drPotAnse1.1, whole genome shotgun sequence, one region includes:
- the LOC126792178 gene encoding protein FAR1-RELATED SEQUENCE 5-like, with amino-acid sequence MTSEQVQELGESLSAIGFVQLKGKGDKKNMDNRKRVHMPKKLTRFSCPCMFKIRYFKEKNSNVVMKFRTNHSHGLVLPHQTHLLRSHRNVPDSQLDLAKLMQSVPIRTCHSFQHMSDVARGFLKVGFTIKDLYNKLDSNKHKSIIGGDSKATLAYLERKVVEDKNLFFKYTTDANKRLANLFRRDSTLFQDYYCFGDVLAFDSTHLTNHYGKPLVLFVGSNNHLSTVIFGFALLEDETAKTYK; translated from the exons ATGACAAGTGAACAAGTTCAAGAACTAGGAGAATCACTATCCGCTATTGGGTTTGTTCAGCTGAAGGGCAAAGgcgataaaaaaaatatggacAACAGAAAGAGGGTCCACATGCCAAAGAAACTGACTAGATTCAGTTGCCCATGTATGTTCAAGATAAGGTACTTTAAGGAGAAAAACTCGAATGTGGTGATGAAGTTTAGAACAAATCATTCCCATGGTCTTGTACTGCCACACCAGACTCATTTGCTCAGGTCACATCGTAATGTTCCAGATTCTCAGTTAGATTTGGCCAAATTAATGCAGAGTGTACCAATTAGGACTTGTCATTCATTTCAACATATGAGTGATGTAGCTAGAGGGTTTTTAAAAGTTGGCTTCACTATTAAAGACTTGTACAACAAGTTAGATTCAAACAAACATAAAAGCATAATTGGAGGGGATTCAAAAGCTACACTTGCATATCTTGAAAGAAAAGTTGTTGAAGATAAGAACTTATTTTTTAAGTATACAACAGATGCGAATAAAAG GTTGGCTAACTTGTTCCGAAGAGACTCAACTTTGTTCCAGGACTATTATTGCTTTGGAGATGTGTTGGCATTTGATAGCACCCACCTAACTAATCACTATGGGAAGCCTTTAGTATTATTTGTGGGTTCTAACAACCATCTATCAACCGtcatttttggttttgcattgttggaggatgaaacTGCTAAGACTTATAAATGA